In Fusarium fujikuroi IMI 58289 draft genome, chromosome FFUJ_chr08, one genomic interval encodes:
- a CDS encoding related to allantoate permease, giving the protein MDKVEHKQSFEHEDNIIDPKEDSMANEEYVPDTEEEKKLVRKIDLFILPMMWFMYLMSYMDRTNIGNARIAGMDKDLNLDSNKYSIVLVVFFVGYVVFEVPSNMILTRTRPSRYLPGIMFVWGGVTVAMAFTRTYEHMIGFRILMGVLESGFAPGVLLLLSSWYKSEEQSKRFAVYISAAILSGAFGGLLAGSITSGLDGAHGKAGWRWLFVVEGAATMGVAVIAYFVLPDFPANTSRLKFSQAQIDLAIRRLQHDRPQVHSEDESKLGHWQAFKLSMTNWRTWLFVVGYMAIVGSSTLSYFYPTLVKGLGYESTAAQYMTIPIFGVAFVVTALTGYFADKNSKWRGVILCAWMSIAMLCAIIICVVYNFKARYALLVIMAAALWASNGLSLSYASITFGSMPTETRAISLAFVNAMGNLAQIYGAYLFPASEKPKYLKGFGVISGLCFTGAVSYILLHVFLQGKKRA; this is encoded by the exons ATGGATAAGGTAGAGCACAAACAGTCCTTTGAGCATGAGGATAATATCATCGACCCAAAGGAAGACTCTATGGCGAATGAAGAATATGTACCCGAtactgaggaagagaagaagctcgttCGCAAGATCGacctcttcattctcccCATGATGTGGTTCATGTACCTCATGTCATACATGGACAGAACCAA TATCGGAAATGCCAGAATCGCCGGAATGGACAAGGACCTTAACCTCGACTCCAACAAATATTCCATTGTCcttgtcgtcttcttcgttgGCTACGTCGTCTTCGAAGTTCCCTCCAACATGATCCTCACACGAACGCGTCCGAGTCGATATCTCCCCGGCATCATGTTTGTCTGGGGCGGCGTCACAGTCGCAATGGCTTTCACGCGCACTTATGAACATATGATCGGGTTCAGAATCCTCATGGGTGTCCTTGAGTCTGGATTTGCTCCTGGcgtgcttctgcttctctcctcctgGTATAAGAGTGAGGAGCAGAGCAAGAGATTCGCCGTGTATATCTCTGCTGCTATCCTCTCCGGTGCATTTGGTGGTCTCTTGGCTGGTTCTATCACTAGTGGTCTCGATGGTGCACACGGCAAGGCTGGTTGGAGGtggttgtttgttgttgaaggcgCTGCCACTATGGGTGTCGCTGTTATTGCGTATTTTGTTCTTCCTGACTTCCCAGCAAACACTTCGAGGCTCAAATTCAGCCAGGCACAGATTGATCTTGCCATTCGAAGACTGCAGCACGACAGACCACAGGTTCACTCTGAAGACGAATCGAAACTGGGTCATTGGCAGGCCTTTAAACTCAGCATGACTAACTGGCGCACTTGGctctttgttgttggttACATG GCAATTGTTGGCTCTTCAACTCTCTCCTACTTTTACCCCACTCTCGTCAAAGGTCTCGGTTATGAATCCACGGCAGCTCAGTACATGACCATACCCATCTTTGGCGTCGCATTTGTAGTCACCGCCCTCACAGGCTACTTCGCCGATAAGAACAGCAAATGGCGAGGTGTTATACTGTGCGCTTGGATGAGCATCGCCATGCTTtgcgccatcatcatctgcgtCGTCTACAACTTCAAAGCACGCTACgctctcctcgtcatcatggctgcagcACTCTGGGCCTCAAATGGCTTGTCGCTGTCTTACGCCTCAATTACCTTTGGCTCCATGCCTACTGAGACAAGAGCTATTTCTCTGGCGTTTGTCAATGCAATGGGTAACCTGGCGCAGATCTATGGCGCCTACTTGTTCCCAGCATCGGAGAAGCCAAAGTACCTCAAGGGATTTGGAGTCATCAGCGGGCTGTGCTTCACTGGAGCTGTATCATATATCCTCTTGCATGTCTTTCTCCAAGGCAAGAAACGGGCTTGA